The Rhopalosiphum maidis isolate BTI-1 chromosome 4, ASM367621v3, whole genome shotgun sequence region GGTATTAGGTAAGtgcttgataaataaattaagaaaacaaaaaaatctttccgcatatacattatttaaaaaaaaattaatacaacttttaatcataaatacaatCTATATGTCCTAAACTGATACCTAACTAATAAGTCATaagatattgttataataatattagaagttaatgattttttgataataatgtaatataaatatggaatttatcaaaaaaatagtttgattaatgatttatttttgaatacataatttaagccaaatttaaaatttaacttattaaaacaaaacatattttattaatatatttatttaattctttagatatattttaaatattaatattatcttcctCTGTGaactttatacttttaacttttaatgttGATTTTTCATCATCCCATGTGGAAATCCACTGATTTCTGTCCTTCCAGAAATTTAACATagcctaaaatatttattaaaaaatgatttaacatattaacatattatgtaaattgtttaataaagaGAAATGTAAACCTTAGTGTCAAAGTTTTTCCATGGTTTTAAACGGTTATTGCTTAAACATCCATCAGGGAAATTTATCATACCACCAACTGACACAccaatagatacataatactaaaaattcaaaattaaaagttaaaataattataataaacctaagcacaataactaattaatatacttcagagtcaaatattaagtttaactGTAGGTTTGATGTATCCAACGGGTGACTTTTTccatctattttaaatataatgttgttatttgACCAAGACAATTCTAATGTATGATAATCATCAGACCAACGACTTGCTGATATCGATTTCATcataattgattttgaatGGTAAAGTTCATCAActtttaaaccatattttagAACAGAAATACTTTCATCAACaccattacattttaaatcaatatttccaGATGATGTACCCAAtactaatttgttttgttcATTAGTTGTACTAACCAAagctatttctataaaaattaaattaaaagaacatattatatttaaaataaaactagaaaCTATTTGAATGGTAAGTTTagctaataatgtaatatactatttacctGGCACAATCCAATCTCCTGTTGGAAATTTAgctattacttttaaatgtcCATGTTGCAATGACTTATGATGTTTTGTGATAAGTCTAGATGAAACTATAGGAGGTAGTATATTAAAAGATGAAGCATTCATTGAACATGCAGAAGATTCGTCATATTTTGTACacctaaaaatcaaaaatacagaacatgaaatattagtttttaatttagatgtaAAATACAGTACTATCATAAAACAAAGCGATTATTTACTCTCTTTTtttgaagataaaaatataatttattataatttgaaatgactatagtaaattaatatacatacccCTTTAGTTGTAAACAACCATTCTTGATATAGTTATCTGATAGAACTGTAGGTTTGATGACTAATTCtccattttttacaaataagttCTTTTcagaattattgtaaataacaaaTGCAAAAtcctataatcaatattattaatatttattattttttgaactcTTATTAGGGAtggtgaattataaaaaataatatttattgaactaataaatttaaattttcaatatttgcttgaatataatatcataatccagatttattattaactatgatTTTTACAAACTTCTGGCAGTACTTTTCTgacatttatgtatttgatatatatctttcaataatttgctataataataaattattatattatcatatattaaatcatgagattttttttaactacattACAATGTtgtagaaaaaacaaattgttaatttaaattaagtattttaatttttaaaagccatattttaaacatagcaTGTTAAATGTTCACATGCATTCATAATACCTAtaggatattaaatttacattttgtatttccaaattagtttttttgttttaatattgcttaatataaatgtacttattatcaaacataaagacaataaattattaaagttaatacatTGTGCTTGCTCATTaggttttttgatttaataacttttaagtaaGTATTAGTTTGaatagtttgataataatcaatagataaattaattgaaataatgtaaCATTGCTCAATTAATTATCAGTGTATCACTAATCAATAATGACAAATGaggaatataaatttagtatatatatatacaatggcGAATTAACCACTAGACTTGTGAGGTTCGAGCTTAAGGCAGCAATTTGTAGGGGGcggaaaatttgttatgatattttatttttattcccaaaaaaaaaaaaaattgaatcattGCTATTTTTTACTCCAGGGCGGCTATACCTGATTACCCATCACTCTTCAATGTTAGcccatttaaactattatccttggatagtattttaaaaaaaggggGGACTATAAATCCTGAGCATGCCTCAGGTCGCCGTGAAGATTAATCCGCTActgtttatatgtatgtataagacaagaaaacaaataagttttctagtttacttattttgtatttttttacatactggTTCTTgtgcaatataaatatcataactcCAAATTGattctaaatttaaagtattgaaTTCATCCACTAACTCTGGGATGATggttgtttcatttttatcgaTGGACTTGattgctataaaatatacatcaaattatgtaatatgtatatattttatcaaaactagtaaataatgtgaaaatatttactcatGATATCATATACTTGAATTGTGTCTTCACCGCCACATGTCTTACTTGAATCACCAGCACAAGGTGTATCACATTGAGAATCTTGTACATTAAGTTCAGGAGATGGAGCACGAACTCCACAGTAGCAATTAACACtagaataataacatttattaaaaacaaaaatggtttataaatagtgtgtactaaaattatattttagtacccTGAGACTCCTGCAAACGTGTATCCACTATTATAACAGATTTTAGAACATTTACTAGGCATATTAGTATTAAGAagctcaaatttaatattgtcaattGAGTTTTCCGCCATTCCAAAACAACCTACCAGCCGACCATTAACATCAAAATctgttgaaatataaataaaatataattatgtaattcattgttttgtagattaaatacattttaaatcttagttgctatcaaatataatatgacattacCGGTTAATCCAGTTGAAAATACTCCCATCCTCCAACCACCACCACAGAATTGATTCGCATCTCCTGAACACTTAGTGTTGCATTGTTTATCTTCTACTTTTGGAAACTTAGGTTCATTTGGCGATTGATTTCCACAAAAACATTCAGATTTATATGTTACTCCAAAGTAAGTATACCCAAATTTGTAACAAAGATTTGAACAAAATTCTGGGGTATTCACAGAATAGGATCGTGAGTAaccattaaatattctattattttgattttcctCGTAACATCCCAGATAGTTATGTCCAATTGTATCCGTTCTCCATTCTAATCCAGtactgtatacatttataccattATTGCCACCACATGTATGTTCAGATGAACCAGAACAAGGAGTCGTACACATGTCATCCCCTGTTTTAGCTTCATCAGAAGGTTTAGTAGAACTACATAAACATTCttttctacaaaaataattccacCATTAAAATGAGAATATATCTtactaatagtattttatttgtcttattaaattgtttaatactttactttttttaattaaatttttatacttaaatacttgtagacaaaaagtataaaatcaaatttaattaaatttaattagttctTTATgagtttttcttaattttttttatacataattaattatattaatttatattttataaaagcaatgaatattgatattaacaaCTAACAATAACTCAACtataatgacaatatatattatcacataaataaataagtaaataagttgtaagcttataagttataggtaACATCAAAACAATCAAAAGAACTTCAAACTAACtactattgtattattcaGCTCTtcgttgatatttaaaattattttcatatttaaactagttagtaaaataaaaacatcggTTTTGggataactttataatagtttatttttcatgtacCTAGTCaactatttgtttattagtgccaacatgtaaataaatattttctatttgtatattaaagagaaatatagttgttaaaataaaagaacaaaactACAGTATACTTCTTATTAtggataatgatatataaaaataattttaataccgaataaattataaaaaataattttaacttcatGTTTAATTTCTACAATAGATATTGAAAAAGTTTTACTTACGAAGATATAAGCGCAGCATATGGATATCTTCTTATATGGCAACTATACACACAATGTTTGGGAGTAAGGCGAGCATGTGTGATTTTCCAACCATTTAATAATGGATGTCTTTTTAAATTGGTAAAACATCC contains the following coding sequences:
- the LOC113555951 gene encoding uncharacterized protein LOC113555951 — protein: MMFKLLSFSLFVTTVLTAQKTDYKYLGCFLGENLLTLGEESRVLTTVTPQSCSDFCSEKQYTFFILKQNTCHCSKNYISRLMRQLDFECSIKCSGDTSASCGGPPNLVSSYTTDKSKASNFIAHGGYPIPIYLGCYAETPNDDENRLLKGPAGPITYNTPQKCSVKCFNMGFLFFGVTYGTECWCGNQRPAKSSKVDDINCNTPCSGDSNQFCGGGWKMGIYSTGITDYIPKKYIGCFDDDGKKTKGKYLTFPMENNNSPKRCMNLCNTHRFKYAAIKGNICECKNYEPNFNLKRSFSDCNTLCTENPSEYCGGSTTISVYKTLYSDSLEKVSVNPIGCFTNLKRHPLLNGWKITHARLTPKHCVYSCHIRRYPYAALISSKECLCSSTKPSDEAKTGDDMCTTPCSGSSEHTCGGNNGINVYSTGLEWRTDTIGHNYLGCYEENQNNRIFNGYSRSYSVNTPEFCSNLCYKFGYTYFGVTYKSECFCGNQSPNEPKFPKVEDKQCNTKCSGDANQFCGGGWRMGVFSTGLTDFDVNGRLVGCFGMAENSIDNIKFELLNTNMPSKCSKICYNSGYTFAGVSGVNCYCGVRAPSPELNVQDSQCDTPCAGDSSKTCGGEDTIQVYDIMTIKSIDKNETTIIPELVDEFNTLNLESIWSYDIYIAQEPDFAFVIYNNSEKNLFVKNGELVIKPTVLSDNYIKNGCLQLKGCTKYDESSACSMNASSFNILPPIVSSRLITKHHKSLQHGHLKVIAKFPTGDWIVPEIALVSTTNEQNKLVLGTSSGNIDLKCNGVDESISVLKYGLKVDELYHSKSIMMKSISASRWSDDYHTLELSWSNNNIIFKIDGKSHPLDTSNLQLNLIFDSEYYVSIGVSVGGMINFPDGCLSNNRLKPWKNFDTKAMLNFWKDRNQWISTWDDEKSTLKVKSIKFTEEDNINI